One segment of Paenibacillus rhizovicinus DNA contains the following:
- a CDS encoding GerAB/ArcD/ProY family transporter, translated as MNGTITPFQLSMLLITYIGISNHVMLIPILLDTAKRDAWVSVLFAIIPSVLLGLLYVYIYKHIPSSLSTWAKEKTNTLVWLLFTILFTLYFLVQASISIRDTIMWSNASYLTYTPTWVLGLCLIGICYITARKGLAAIAITNGILLPWIVLFGFYVMTVNFQFKDYSYLFPVLKNPAASIAHGAWYTLSGITEVFLVFFLKDEVKGKLSRMNMTLVVLMLIELTIGPLTGIIAMFGPFEAAKLRYPAYEQWRMASIGSMISQTDFLSIYQWLAGAFMRISLAIYIIHTLWVKKWRQPELLLILISLFLFAFNQIKLSDVRFHDHVKTYYLISSFLCGFMCIVLLPCIWASKNKKAVKRNG; from the coding sequence ATGAACGGAACAATCACCCCCTTCCAGTTGTCTATGCTGTTGATTACGTATATCGGCATCTCCAATCATGTCATGTTGATTCCTATTCTGCTGGATACCGCGAAGCGGGACGCATGGGTCTCCGTCTTGTTCGCCATTATCCCTTCCGTGCTTCTTGGCCTGCTGTATGTCTATATCTACAAACATATCCCTTCCTCGCTTTCCACTTGGGCGAAAGAGAAAACGAATACGCTGGTATGGCTGCTGTTCACGATTCTGTTCACTTTGTATTTCCTAGTACAGGCGAGTATAAGCATACGAGACACGATCATGTGGTCGAATGCCTCCTATTTGACCTATACCCCAACCTGGGTTCTCGGCCTGTGTCTCATCGGAATCTGTTATATCACGGCGCGAAAGGGACTCGCCGCGATTGCCATTACCAACGGCATTCTGCTGCCCTGGATCGTTCTGTTCGGCTTCTACGTCATGACCGTAAACTTTCAGTTTAAAGATTACAGCTACCTGTTTCCCGTATTGAAAAATCCGGCTGCTTCGATCGCGCATGGCGCTTGGTATACCCTATCGGGCATCACGGAGGTCTTCCTCGTGTTCTTCCTCAAGGACGAGGTCAAAGGAAAATTGTCGCGCATGAATATGACATTGGTCGTGCTTATGTTGATCGAGCTGACCATCGGACCGCTGACGGGCATCATCGCCATGTTCGGTCCGTTCGAAGCCGCGAAGCTGCGATACCCGGCCTACGAGCAGTGGCGCATGGCATCCATCGGAAGCATGATCAGTCAAACCGACTTCTTATCGATTTATCAATGGTTAGCCGGCGCGTTTATGCGCATTTCACTGGCAATCTACATCATCCACACCTTGTGGGTGAAAAAATGGCGTCAGCCCGAGCTATTGCTCATTCTGATTTCCTTGTTCCTCTTTGCCTTCAATCAGATCAAACTGTCCGATGTCAGGTTCCATGATCATGTGAAAACCTATTATTTGATTTCCAGTTTCTTATGCGGCTTTATGTGCATCGTGCTCTTGCCGTGCATTTGGGCAAGCAAGAACAAGAAGGCGGTGAAGCGGAATGGATAA
- a CDS encoding glycoside hydrolase family protein has translation MSNETTSLMFDAGLSAFIGTMTAGSIGRAQPKTEITRINEHRVKVKLSFELEEAVQQDDWQLGIMPSFNPTFHWAPHLTPTDNHIIDQHAFRSPALIAHDADRWLAVVPDLDMLLGETPVRWYMDMNARDNRLTLGMSLYKVTEHVLFEKDAGAAYPKGTVEFGFYVLTGEGPDYTQNPWRPVLGLLWDKWGSELFQSGEPVGRPLAPYVDHAYNWAFNTWKDAVWQQFELDGKTVGAPVFIVNVTQSPNYPGVLNEREFRSVWNQAWFSSLRSAQGLYRYGQEKGSQEDLERARMAKELALSAPQREGFFPAVIVTEMEQIVVDGKTVNRSKGWGTAHWGNSNRNPVTRSSGEAPYHVLDMSFTSLLMLSWYEELEKDERLLSYAVRYGDALLGLQADKGYFPAWLDKDTLQPLSELADSPETSMSVTFLLKLHALTGNESYLTAALKAMNIVAEEIIPIGRWEDFETYWSCSSYGSGHLQHNKVDRNNMYKQCNFSMFWTAEALLACYRQTGDSRYLQLGERCLDELLMTQASWQPSYIYVNALGGFGVMNCDGEWNDARQSLFAELIIEYGQQLGRQEYIERGLAALRCAFVMMYCPENPTTQAQWEQAHPFFNEKDYGFMMENYGHDGVVNDKGLGIGEFTIFDWGNGAAAESFLRIRDHHRALLEQHGMIAVPTGGEVR, from the coding sequence GTGTCAAACGAGACAACAAGCCTAATGTTCGATGCCGGACTATCGGCATTCATCGGAACAATGACAGCGGGTTCCATCGGCCGCGCGCAGCCGAAGACGGAAATTACGCGCATCAATGAGCATCGCGTGAAGGTTAAACTTTCCTTCGAGCTGGAGGAAGCGGTACAGCAGGACGATTGGCAGCTTGGCATTATGCCGTCCTTCAATCCGACGTTCCATTGGGCGCCGCATTTGACGCCGACCGACAACCACATTATCGATCAGCATGCGTTCCGTTCCCCGGCGCTGATCGCGCATGACGCGGACCGTTGGCTGGCGGTCGTTCCCGATCTGGACATGCTGCTCGGCGAAACGCCGGTCCGCTGGTACATGGACATGAACGCGCGGGACAACCGGCTGACGCTGGGCATGAGCCTGTATAAAGTGACCGAACATGTGCTGTTCGAGAAGGATGCCGGCGCGGCGTACCCGAAAGGGACTGTCGAGTTCGGCTTCTACGTGCTTACGGGGGAAGGGCCTGACTATACGCAGAATCCTTGGCGTCCGGTGCTCGGCCTGTTGTGGGACAAGTGGGGCAGCGAGCTGTTTCAAAGCGGGGAGCCGGTCGGCCGTCCGCTTGCGCCTTACGTCGATCATGCGTACAACTGGGCGTTCAACACGTGGAAGGACGCCGTATGGCAGCAGTTCGAGCTGGACGGCAAGACTGTCGGAGCGCCGGTCTTCATCGTCAACGTGACGCAGAGCCCGAATTATCCCGGGGTCTTGAACGAGCGGGAATTCCGTTCCGTCTGGAACCAAGCCTGGTTCAGCTCGCTCCGCTCCGCGCAGGGCTTGTACCGCTACGGGCAGGAGAAGGGCAGCCAGGAAGACCTCGAACGCGCGCGGATGGCGAAGGAATTGGCGTTGTCGGCGCCGCAGCGCGAAGGCTTCTTCCCTGCGGTTATCGTGACAGAGATGGAACAGATCGTCGTGGATGGGAAGACGGTCAATCGTTCCAAGGGCTGGGGCACGGCGCATTGGGGCAACTCCAACCGGAATCCCGTCACCCGCTCGTCCGGCGAGGCGCCGTACCATGTGCTCGATATGAGCTTTACGTCGCTGCTTATGCTGAGCTGGTACGAGGAGCTGGAGAAGGATGAACGCCTGCTCTCGTATGCGGTTCGTTATGGCGATGCGCTGCTTGGCCTGCAGGCTGACAAGGGCTACTTCCCGGCATGGCTGGACAAGGATACGCTGCAGCCGCTGAGCGAGCTGGCGGATTCGCCCGAAACCTCCATGTCTGTCACGTTCCTGCTGAAGCTGCATGCGCTGACAGGCAACGAGTCGTATTTGACGGCAGCCTTGAAAGCGATGAACATCGTTGCCGAGGAGATCATTCCGATCGGCCGGTGGGAGGACTTCGAAACCTACTGGTCCTGCAGCAGCTACGGCAGCGGCCATTTGCAGCATAACAAGGTCGATCGCAACAACATGTACAAGCAGTGCAACTTCTCCATGTTCTGGACCGCGGAAGCGCTCTTGGCTTGTTACAGGCAAACCGGCGATTCCCGTTACTTGCAGCTTGGCGAGCGTTGCCTGGATGAACTGCTCATGACGCAGGCTTCCTGGCAGCCGTCTTATATTTACGTTAACGCGCTCGGCGGCTTCGGCGTTATGAACTGCGACGGCGAATGGAACGATGCGCGGCAAAGCTTATTCGCCGAGCTGATCATCGAATACGGACAGCAGCTTGGCCGTCAGGAATATATCGAGCGGGGTCTTGCCGCGCTGCGCTGCGCGTTCGTGATGATGTATTGTCCGGAGAATCCGACCACGCAGGCGCAGTGGGAGCAAGCCCATCCGTTCTTTAACGAGAAGGATTACGGGTTCATGATGGAGAATTACGGGCATGACGGGGTCGTGAACGACAAAGGGCTCGGTATCGGCGAATTCACGATTTTCGATTGGGGCAACGGTGCGGCGGCAGAGAGCTTCCTCCGCATTCGGGACCATCACCGCGCGCTGCTGGAGCAACATGGGATGATTGCCGTGCCAACAGGGGGAGAAGTGCGATGA
- a CDS encoding right-handed parallel beta-helix repeat-containing protein gives MLKQAGRTLTVGGRNADFQGFTSAAIQAAVEELRRAGDGGTIRLDEGVYRMIGPVRLYDGITLQGSGSATVLRKSPGVQTKLTADADYGELQAEVEDASGFEVGMGIQVYDESQHWGWDESNAVITRIEGNLLYFDRHLERDYQADDGGMLTNACSVIEVLEGRQVRILDLTVDGAGDRNYPIGGCRGGGIYLYKSGDCRLENVTVDNFNGDGISWQITEHIAVRSCTVTRSAGSGLHPGAGSTRSIITDCTLEHNGLAGLFICWRVRFGEFSRNRICANGSYGICIGHKDSYNLFEDNVISGNGDSGVYYRLEKPGNGANGNRWHRNVIEDNGGAESGGYGIFARGVAEDNVFIGNRIGEDPEGRQRIAVQLADTVSGFTFE, from the coding sequence ATGTTAAAACAAGCGGGCCGCACGCTGACGGTCGGGGGACGGAACGCGGATTTCCAAGGGTTCACGTCAGCGGCGATTCAGGCGGCTGTCGAGGAGCTGCGCCGCGCGGGCGACGGGGGAACGATCCGGCTGGACGAAGGCGTCTATCGGATGATCGGGCCGGTCCGGCTGTACGACGGGATAACGCTGCAGGGCAGCGGCTCCGCCACCGTGCTGCGCAAATCGCCCGGCGTGCAGACGAAGCTTACGGCGGATGCCGATTATGGCGAGCTGCAGGCGGAAGTGGAAGACGCATCCGGCTTCGAGGTCGGCATGGGCATTCAAGTGTACGACGAGTCGCAGCATTGGGGCTGGGACGAGAGCAATGCCGTCATTACGCGCATCGAGGGCAATCTATTGTACTTCGACCGCCATTTGGAACGGGATTACCAAGCGGACGACGGCGGAATGCTGACGAATGCGTGCTCCGTCATCGAAGTGCTTGAGGGCCGGCAAGTCCGGATTCTCGATCTGACGGTGGATGGCGCGGGAGATCGGAATTACCCGATCGGCGGCTGCAGGGGCGGCGGCATTTATTTGTACAAGAGCGGCGATTGCCGGCTCGAGAACGTCACCGTCGACAACTTCAACGGCGACGGCATCTCGTGGCAAATTACGGAGCATATCGCGGTCCGCTCCTGCACGGTGACCCGCAGCGCGGGATCCGGGCTGCATCCGGGAGCCGGCTCGACGCGCAGCATCATTACGGATTGCACCTTGGAGCATAACGGTCTAGCAGGCCTCTTCATCTGCTGGCGCGTCCGGTTCGGGGAGTTCAGCCGCAACCGGATCTGCGCGAACGGAAGCTACGGCATTTGCATCGGCCATAAGGACTCCTACAACCTGTTCGAGGACAATGTGATTTCGGGCAACGGGGACAGCGGCGTCTATTACCGGCTGGAGAAACCGGGGAACGGCGCGAACGGCAACCGCTGGCACCGGAACGTCATCGAGGATAACGGCGGCGCGGAATCGGGCGGTTACGGCATCTTTGCCCGCGGCGTGGCCGAGGATAACGTCTTCATCGGCAACCGGATCGGCGAAGATCCGGAAGGCCGTCAGCGGATCGCCGTGCAGCTTGCGGATACGGTGAGCGGATTCACATTCGAATAA
- a CDS encoding Ger(x)C family spore germination protein: protein MKRAAWKAALTSCLLLSLCGCWDVKNIQYFNFVNMIGIDYVDGQYKIYAQINDLSSMAKQEGASNVANPIVVAKGEGESIGMAVFDLQKESQMRTDWTQNKVFIFSDRLLARGVFEIHDELMRTRDQRYTPWVFATNEDLAKVFGTKPITGTSSVNTLYYQPNLLFKQLQSSFKPLSYENFIRSSREPYETTLLDHIKLSRNWDKDGKPMTLPIVNGLIALRNGKSEAKFNREEVSGVKWLREKTKRGMLPLKDEQGTFVGSVMVRNNKVKKKPAYKNGKRMVKVYISMDAVLREQRQPLGLQAITAMIKKNVEKDILQTYENGKKRSVDLYSLNEVWYRKGLAVNADIPEIELHVKVMLIGTNMFELRE from the coding sequence ATGAAGCGGGCGGCTTGGAAAGCGGCTTTAACAAGCTGTCTCTTGTTATCCCTCTGCGGATGCTGGGACGTCAAAAATATTCAATACTTCAACTTCGTCAATATGATTGGAATCGACTACGTCGATGGCCAGTACAAGATTTATGCGCAAATCAACGATCTCTCCTCCATGGCGAAGCAAGAAGGCGCAAGCAACGTTGCCAATCCGATCGTCGTCGCCAAAGGCGAAGGCGAGAGCATCGGGATGGCCGTGTTCGATCTGCAGAAAGAAAGTCAGATGCGAACCGATTGGACGCAGAACAAAGTGTTTATTTTCAGCGACCGATTGCTTGCCCGAGGCGTCTTCGAAATTCATGATGAGCTCATGCGAACGCGCGACCAGAGGTATACGCCTTGGGTGTTCGCAACGAACGAAGACCTCGCGAAGGTCTTCGGCACGAAGCCGATTACCGGCACTTCCTCCGTGAACACGCTGTACTACCAGCCGAATCTCTTATTCAAACAGCTGCAGTCTTCCTTCAAGCCCCTGAGCTATGAGAACTTCATTCGATCGTCCAGGGAACCATACGAGACGACGCTGCTTGATCACATCAAGCTCAGCAGGAACTGGGATAAAGACGGCAAGCCGATGACACTGCCCATCGTGAACGGCCTTATCGCCTTGAGGAACGGGAAGAGCGAAGCCAAATTCAACCGCGAAGAAGTGAGCGGCGTGAAATGGCTGAGGGAGAAGACCAAACGCGGCATGCTCCCCCTCAAGGACGAGCAGGGAACATTCGTTGGGAGCGTTATGGTGAGGAACAACAAGGTCAAGAAGAAGCCCGCCTATAAGAACGGCAAACGCATGGTCAAGGTGTACATTAGCATGGATGCCGTCCTTCGGGAGCAGCGGCAGCCGCTCGGGCTGCAGGCCATCACCGCGATGATCAAGAAGAACGTCGAGAAGGATATCCTGCAAACTTATGAGAACGGGAAGAAACGATCCGTCGATCTTTACTCCTTGAACGAAGTCTGGTATCGCAAAGGTCTGGCCGTCAATGCCGATATTCCGGAGATCGAGCTGCATGTCAAAGTCATGCTCATCGGCACGAACATGTTCGAGCTGCGGGAGTAA
- a CDS encoding DUF4177 domain-containing protein has protein sequence MYEYIFVETSLGGFFTEPKHRETIAEYAKDGWRLVQVLPTNYNGHGKPEAYEIIFERQAKE, from the coding sequence ATGTATGAATATATTTTTGTCGAAACCTCGCTAGGCGGATTTTTCACCGAGCCGAAGCACCGGGAGACGATCGCCGAATATGCCAAGGATGGATGGAGACTCGTTCAAGTTCTGCCGACCAACTATAACGGCCACGGCAAACCGGAAGCGTACGAAATTATATTTGAGCGGCAAGCGAAAGAATAG
- a CDS encoding spore germination protein, producing MDKPNESAIRTLFEDCGDVAFEPHGGFLFVFCLGMANREQVNELSTYGADMWRQHPLTLTKQWKNELATCVFDGNLLLFDSESACCYLQYVADPPQRDPEESVTESSSKGARDGFTESIQINVALIRKRLGTPTLKVESFTIGVRSQTAVRLLYIQDIANKRAVDEARARLRKIRIDALITSSQLEEAISDQSLSVVPLIDNTGRPDFAAEYLVGGRFVILLDGSPLAVVAPVTLTSLVKSPEDGYYRSLIGSFQRLLRLFGWHLALFLPGFYIALIGFSFEQVPLPLLATIATNRIGLPMTLPFEAIIVLVLFELFKEAGLRLPKSVGPTVTVVGGIIVGDAAIRAGITSPTVTVVAATTVIAGYTLVNPTLSGVVSIIRILIMIVCSILGMFGFFMSIFLVVSYLSGLKSFGIPYLSPLSPPSWADLTGALLKRPAKHMTKRSQNLHLQDDTRMEEGTE from the coding sequence ATGGATAAACCGAACGAAAGCGCCATACGGACGTTATTCGAGGATTGCGGCGATGTGGCCTTCGAGCCGCACGGCGGCTTCCTGTTTGTATTCTGCCTGGGCATGGCCAACCGGGAGCAGGTCAACGAGTTGAGCACGTACGGCGCAGACATGTGGCGCCAGCATCCCTTAACCTTGACGAAGCAGTGGAAGAACGAGCTCGCAACCTGCGTGTTTGACGGCAACCTGCTCCTCTTCGATTCGGAATCCGCTTGCTGCTACCTGCAATACGTCGCGGACCCGCCTCAACGGGACCCGGAAGAATCCGTCACGGAATCGTCCTCGAAGGGCGCACGCGACGGATTTACGGAGAGCATCCAAATCAATGTGGCGCTGATCCGCAAACGGTTGGGAACCCCGACGCTCAAAGTAGAATCCTTCACGATCGGAGTCCGAAGCCAAACCGCGGTCCGTCTGCTCTATATCCAGGATATCGCGAATAAGCGGGCTGTCGACGAGGCTCGGGCAAGATTGCGGAAAATCCGCATCGATGCGCTCATTACGAGCTCTCAGCTGGAAGAAGCGATTTCGGACCAGTCGCTGTCGGTGGTCCCGCTGATCGACAATACCGGGCGGCCCGATTTTGCCGCGGAATATTTGGTCGGCGGCCGTTTCGTGATACTGCTTGACGGCTCTCCGCTCGCCGTCGTCGCGCCGGTTACGCTGACATCGCTGGTAAAATCGCCCGAAGACGGCTATTACCGTTCGCTGATCGGCTCGTTTCAACGGCTGCTGCGATTGTTTGGCTGGCATTTGGCGCTGTTCCTGCCAGGGTTCTACATTGCGCTGATCGGATTCAGTTTCGAGCAGGTTCCGCTGCCTTTATTGGCTACGATAGCAACGAATCGCATCGGACTTCCGATGACGCTTCCGTTCGAAGCGATTATCGTGCTCGTCTTGTTCGAGCTGTTCAAGGAAGCCGGACTGCGGCTTCCCAAATCGGTCGGGCCGACGGTGACCGTCGTCGGCGGCATCATCGTCGGCGATGCCGCCATACGGGCAGGCATTACGTCCCCGACCGTTACGGTCGTGGCCGCGACCACGGTCATCGCCGGCTACACGCTCGTGAATCCGACGCTGAGCGGCGTCGTGTCGATCATCCGCATTCTCATCATGATCGTCTGTTCGATACTCGGCATGTTCGGGTTCTTCATGTCCATCTTCCTCGTCGTCTCTTATCTATCGGGTCTTAAGTCGTTCGGGATTCCGTATCTCTCGCCGCTGTCGCCGCCGTCTTGGGCAGATCTCACGGGTGCACTGCTTAAGCGTCCGGCGAAGCATATGACCAAGCGTTCGCAGAATCTCCACTTGCAAGACGATACGAGGATGGAAGAAGGGACCGAATGA